The following DNA comes from Ascaphus truei isolate aAscTru1 chromosome 1, aAscTru1.hap1, whole genome shotgun sequence.
AGCACACATTTAAGGCGGAAGCTCCCTGAGTAATGTTGACTAAGAGAATAGCTACAAACAATCATATTTTGGGTTTAGTCTCTTGTTTAGGTTAAGTTCCTTATATTGCcatatattatacatttataGTTCATGTGTTTCATTGGCCGCCTTTGGAAATCTGAACAATTATTGTATTTTCAATTAAATAACAAAATACGAGATGATGCTGTAGCAGATATATTTTAAGTAGACCTGTGTTGTACACTACACATGGAGGTAGTATTTGTTTACTCAATGCCATAACTCAATGTTTTCCAATAGGGGTTCCTAgcaacccttgggttccctggaCATCTCTAAAGCGTTCCATGAAATGTTCGGGTCATTTGAAAATCATACCAAATAAAGAAGAatatttacaatgcatcttatctcagacacgtcatgagggttggggttccttacaatgcatctgatctgagacgcactattagagggggttggggttccacaaTTTATAGGGTACATTAACCAAAACAAATGTTGGAAACCACTACCATACCTTAATTCAAATCCTATTAGAGATGATATGCTGCAACTTTGATAGTTTAATAAACTATTATGGTAATAATATTATGGTAATAAACCTAACTGGCAGAATGTGTTTTCTTGTTATTGGTCAGATAAGTGAATGTTACCATAGCTGGTATGATGTTGGAAGTGACATACTATACTTTGCCTGCATTCTTGCCTGCAACTGAATCAGTTCAGAGTTGAGATTAGCAAGTGGCACACTAAGGAATACTATGCTTCATATGTTACTCACTATCAATTTTGAATCGACCATTCTTACTGCTAGTGTTTGTTGAATTCTTCTGAGACATTAAAAAGCAGCAATAccacattttccttttttttgttttactatatgcagcaagtagctttaatgagaaataattacccaagttgctgatcgatcagcTAATATCTTGCTTTCAAAATGGTCACCTGACTCTGAAATGCTGCAGCAacaatgtaacattatattaccaaGTGTGTGTACATTGTTGCAGATTTCAGCTCAGCAATACAGTTTACTGCTAGAAAAACTGCAACAGgtttgtttgtgatactttgttgccaaagagcagagctaaaaaaaaaaaagtgtgtgagcCAGTTTGAGAAGAGGATATTGGTCTAACTTTCTAAATAAGTGCTCTAGCAACCAAAAGAATATcagtcaaataaaaaaaaaaaaatcattaaaaatggcattaggagtggacatttttttttacctagTATCTAATATAATAGAACTGAGATATATTACAAATGTTGTAATGTACAGGTATGGAATGTGATAAAAGAATCACTAAAGGACTGACAAAGCTAAGAGTGCGAATTTGCCGATATAGTCTTCCTCCACCTATGCATCTATACACGGGATAGATCATGCAAAGTCAGAAATCACTGCCCCAAATCTTGGAAGCGAAACACATTCATAAGAAGGAGAAAACCAGACTGACAAGTAGTTGGTAGTTTAATAAACTGCATTTTCGGGAAAACAAaagcaaaataaaatattaaagtaTAAGCTTAATGCTACAAATCTGTCGAACATATTGTTCCATGTTTAAGTTCTATTTGCACAAACTGTTATGGAGCAGTCTATATTATTTTGCAATATACTGAACAGCAGAGAAAGCATCTCTAGGAGTTGGAGGATAAGGGACACAGTTGAATTGTTTTGCTGAACTTCCATGTTAGTATTTTGAAATGGTGGAAATGGTCTTTTACATGTCAGAAAGgcaataagaaaaaaataaaccaGTCGATTACATTGAATGCAGCATGTACCAGAAACGTGACTGCACAGGAACCAAATTATTATACAGTAGACCGACAACACTAACTTGCTAAAAGTTGTTTATTTACAAATAAGTGTAGCCAGATTAAAATAAAATCACTTATGAAGCTTgtgtaacaaaaaaataatagcAATGATTTATTGGTAATTTTACTGAATGAAACATTAACTTCCTAGATTAAAGCACTTGCCCAGCAGATTACAGGTCCAATCTATTTGCAATGAGCCCTTCCAGTGTCTTTTTGCACATTTTCAGTGGCTTTCTCCTTTTTTGCCTACAACCTAAAACAGAAAACAATATCAGTTTATAAACATCCATAGTAGCCAGTATCGGTTTTTATAACGGAGCCCATTGAAGTGGATGGGCTTAATAATTATAGTACCAATATTCCCATTAAATAACCCATTAAAAGGTACTGTATAGCTATTCtaaacagcaaatacaaatatcacttgtgagcacatacacatatctcagacaggtcggcaaccctgctttccccagttctctcttagcatacagtacttccactgcagccagggattctgggaaatgacatgcaaatgagcacaccgagTCACCATTATCTATTCTGAACAAACTTCCATCTGATTCTCCCAAGGAAACGAATACCTATGGCCCGGACATTCTAATACTGTACTTACTCTTTTGAAGTCACTCATATTTGTGGCTTGTACTGGGGTTCCAATGAACGTAAAATATGTGATTTTTGTTGTCTCCTCATCACCCTGATTGGACTGGACAAATAGCTGAAAGAAAAGTGATTAAATGCTAGTTAAGAAGACACCGGGGAATAGATATGATAAATCTGGTGTGAACATGCTTTTGAGGGATCAGGTGGCCAAgcaataaaaaacataatttaaTTAATTCAAATATAAATTAGCCTAACAAATGTCACAGATTTCACAAATTGAAACTGTCCTACCAATGTCATTTCGGACCTGCCACCTGTGTGCTACTAACCAGTGTGGATTACTTAAAGATATTAAATAGCAGAAGAATAAATAagaatttaaaaacacatttttttacatGCAAATTTGGGAAACTGAAGATGCTAATCAAAGCAGCAGCTCATCAGCAAAAAACAGAAGTGGGTTTAGAAAACAGATGCCAAGACTTCTTAATATGGAAGCTGCCGAATGGGGAAAAGTTAAGGCAAGGACCTATCTACAAAATAGCTTCTTCAAGTTGGCCAGCAAGACTTTTAAAAATGCTCTCTATGTTCTTTTAAAAACTGCATTTTGTGGAATTTTATAGCACAATACTTAAACccctcaaggttattaataatGAGCTTCAACCAGGTCGATTATTTTAGAATTGGTACTTACCGTGACACTATTGACATTCTGAAACTTGACGTAGCGTAGTTGAACAATGCTGTCTTCTTTAACATCGTCGGGTGATAATTCAAGCGCTTGAGTGGGTTCACTTCCCATTGCTTCATCAAAATCCATTGATCGGGGAAGGTTTATAAAAATTTTGACATACTTGGGACCCTGACCTGTATAAAGaaattaaaaacatttatatCTCCTGTAACCCTACCTTCCTCATCTACTGTAGATAACAAAACAACGTATGaccaaatttttaaaaaaaaaaacacattaatttATAAATAGCCAGTTACTATAAAAAGATTTTTAGGAAGTTTACATTAACAGATGCGGTCCTGTTTAAGGAGTGTCAACTAAATGGAACCTCTTCAAACACAACATTTGCACGGTAACCAAATGTTTTGAAAGTCTTTTTTACAATCCTTACCTAATCTGTTTCCAAACCTAgacattttttccttttgtagTTCGTAAAACGGATACGCCATCATTCGTCAAATGGAAAAATGCAATTATGTGATGAGCACTAATTTCAGGGGACAATTAGGTGAGAAAATAAGTGATTGAAAAAGTCTAAAAGGGAGCCAATTTAAATAAGTATCAAGTATTTTGTGCATGCTAAGTAGGACTACATCTGAGAAGTACGTTTTCCTAGTATACTATTGTTTACATTAGTGACAGCATTGACCGGGCGTTTCAAGTTGCATACAAAATCATTGCAGCACTCGTGCCATGTCGGTTAACAGGTACCATAAAATGTGAACATAATAGAGATTCATATACCCATTCATCACCATCAAAGTCTGCCATCAAAAAAGATACAGGGCTTGGGTAAAACATGGTCATACATTTGTCACTATTTCTCACTCTGGAAGTGGCATTAATGAAAAATAAAGTCTCCTGACAGGTGTTAATTGAAAGTCAACAATCACTGAAGAAAATCCAGAAATATCCTGTCTTGCTGGGGCAGCAATGTAATGTGCTGAATGAGGTTATACCTTGTTAGGCTATGTCCCCAGTACGTTCTGCAGCGCAtggctcggcgtgcgctgcaCGAACAGGTACCGCCCCTCAAATCAGGCCGGGCCCACTACATAACTTGGCGCGCAAATTGCCCCTGCGGTGCACGACAGATTTTCAAGCAGACAAGGGAATTGTGTTTAGCCCTACCAATCATATTGCAGCTTTCCCTAGCCAATCAGACCGCAGGAACAAGCAGCTTTTTTTAAccactccccccccgacactttCAGTCGCAAGTCTTCCTTCATAGgtgagaccgcagatcgcggtttcaACACGTGcatgcgccccccccctgcagggcgcgcgtgctacagtgcagacTGGGACCGCGGCCTTAGGCGGCAACTTGCAAATAGAATTATGCTGTAGAAAATGGTTGCACAGCAATAAGagcaatcatagaaataaatggcACATCACTGTTGATAAAGACATGCAGGTATAATTCTGCTTCTGGTGCTTTCCTCCCAATGGTCCCAGCGTCTCAAGGCTGgacctgataatggcacaaaaatgaaggaaaggaggagcacacaggagacttgatttgagcactgggtctgaggaagggacacattagtcctgaaacattatctgtactaaagctttgatgctgtgaacaccttattgaagtttttcaaaactcaaaATCAAGTctctcctgtgtgctcctcctttccttcatttttgttGCACAGCAATACACATCTGAATGTATTAGTGAATAGTGACTGATGCTATTGATAACttgagcgcacacacacacacacacacacacacacacacacacacacacacacacacgtgatttTACCTGCAGAAATTAAATAGAAGTCAGACAATGAGTTCACCGCTCCTCCGTACTTTTTATTTCTCTGTCAGGGTGTTAAGAAAGTggaattttaaaaatgttttaaactttTAACATTTGCAAGTACACATTGCTTACCATTATCAGGACCCTGAAGCTTCATGGAGTACAACTTAACTGGTTGATTAAAAGCTATAGTCATGAGGAGCTGTGGAGGAAAAAAAAACCATTCTTAATTCTACCATTTAAAGATATTTGCATGAATAAAAACATGATACATATATGCTGCATATCTGTTGCATTTGTTTTACACATGTAAAACTTTAATGAGGTCTACTAAAAACGAACAATTTAGATGTTAAGTAATTATAATTGCGCAGTCCAGATTGAGTCTCGAGTATTACAACCCTGATCTCAGCTTTGGGAGAACCCCCCATTTTGTCTGCATGAGACCAGAGGATAATAATATGTTTCTGATGATGCATTGAATGAGGAGAATGTTGCTACGATGTAGAACATTGTGCTTATTCACCGTTTCTGCCAGAATCCATGGAAGCAAACCATGTTATAGCAAGGAGAAAGGTGAGATGCTTGAATGAACAAACTATTCCTTCATATGTAAAAATGTTCATATTATACCGACCTGAATCATTCCTACTTTTTTCATGCAGATTGTGATGGCAGGGGCAGTCCCAAATAAAGGTTAAATCTGCTTGCTGCCTCTGCCGTTCAAGATGGCGACCCTCTGAAACGGTTAAGGGGCCATCTCAGGGTTGGGAAAGGGCCTCCAACCCAATATCTATATTGATATTATGCATCTCTGACTGTGTGTTTATACAGTTTTACATAGATCTGTGTGGCTCATTCTATGCCTGGGCCAGTAACAATGGCCAAGTGTCCAGCACACAAGGAGTAAGAAAGCTAGCCTTTGTGTGGGGCCTGGTGTAGTGTTAATAGACAACGGGAGGGTGGGAAAGGACGCGCTCACCTGCTGGGAGAGTACACACTCCAAGGCCGGAGCATTGTTCTCTCCCCAGCAGCGAGTCGTCCAATCCTGCGAGAGGTATACGACAGAATTCGGGGACTGGGGTCTAGATCCAGGCTGCGTGGCCCGGTTCCCACGCCCTGCACCTCGGGTCGTTCTAAGGCACTGGCTCCACCCCTTCTCCTGATTCCTCGGCACCCAGTTCTCCATGTTTCCAAATGGAAGCAGGGAAAGTATAGAAGCCAACACTGATAAGAGCTCCACAGTTGATCTTGGATGGTCTCAAGAAACCAACTGTATAGAGAACTGTGCGCCATGGGGCAGTCATCTCAAGTTACTGAGAACCAGGAATGAACTATTGAGGCCGTTTCCAGGTTAGCTAGCTTCAGCAGCACCTGTAATAGGAGCCCCCCGTATTCCCCATTCTGCTTATTGCTGCGTTTTGCTTGTGTTGCTCCCTGTTAGCTCCAACCAAAATAAACCTTTATTTAACCTCTGCGTTCTGCCTGGTGTTTGTGATTCCAAGTAAGGTGCGGTCGACCCCAATCGTGACAGATCTTGGAGGTAACCACAGAACTGGGGTTCGGAGTAATTTTTGCTCTCTAAATCCTTTTGAAGCTGCTTCCCTGTGGTGGAGAAGATTCTAGTCCCCTACCCATCCATTTGAACGGAACTGAACTCCAAGACTGAATCAGTGTCCCAGTATATTAAATAAGGCCCTAAGTCTGCATAGGAGTCCTTGAATGTTAGGCAATGTCAAGATTTTCCGACATGTTAATCAATAATCCTGGCATTTGCCATGGAACACTGCCCTGTCTCCTATTTAAATACACATTTTTAAGAGCAAATGTCTTTATACCTTACAGTATTTATGGCTACAAAAAGTAACAATTGTCACACATTCACGGTGTGCCGCTTACCTGTTCATCACAGTCGGATTCGAGGTATGTAGGGTCTTTCCGTAAACAATTTTCAAACCCATGGTCGTCGCTTTCATTAAGACATTCACAGCCAGATTTGTTTACAAATGGCATCAAATCCATCTATAAAAGCAAAAACATTGTAAAACAAGGAAATTCCACAAACCCATGGAAACCAGAACCAAAAAACAAAGGTGTCTCCATAAATTACTCATCTAAACAGGTATTTAGATTTAGAAACTTTGTTAAGACCGACAATTAAAACGGTTTATTGTGTCAACACAAGCAGCTTGGGTTCACAATCAGCTGAATGTCTGGGCCTACACAAGTGCACCCTTCTGTGTTAGGCACGCACAGCGCAGTGACGCGTTCGTGGCGACCCGTGATCACGTGGTCAGCgagcagccaatggaagggcacaTAGGGCCCAGCacatcccatcgctcccctacagaccgcggcTTTTATCTGCGCGTGCGCCGCCAGGCACGCGTGAAGCAGTAAATACTGGGGCCGCAGCCTGACACTGCTGCAGAAGCTTCATCTGCAATAGTTTCAACTGGAAAACATTAGTGCAGGGGgcgctccactccagtcctcaagccccttcaacacgtcaggttttcaggatctcagcttcttgtgctgaagcagggactgattgagccacttgtgttgaagcagggatatcctgaaaacctgacctgttgggggggggggggggggggggagatgggaggctTGACGGCTGGAGTgaagcacccctgcattag
Coding sequences within:
- the TXNL1 gene encoding thioredoxin-like protein 1 — its product is MVGVKVIGGDAEFQPELSGAGSRLSVVKFTMRGCAPCLRIAPLFTTLSNKYPQAVFLEVDVHLCQATAAANNISATPTFLFFRNKVKIDQYQGADAAGLEEKIKQHLENDPGNNEDADIPKGYMDLMPFVNKSGCECLNESDDHGFENCLRKDPTYLESDCDEQLLMTIAFNQPVKLYSMKLQGPDNGQGPKYVKIFINLPRSMDFDEAMGSEPTQALELSPDDVKEDSIVQLRYVKFQNVNSVTLFVQSNQGDEETTKITYFTFIGTPVQATNMSDFKRVVGKKGESH